The stretch of DNA GTCAGCAACTTGACGACCCAGAACAGGATCAGGACGTCGGGCACCTTCGGGGCGGCTCGAGAAGTCATGCGGGCGACCGTACGGTGCTCCTTCTGGCCCTGACCTGACCACGCGAGGCGTCTCGACCCCGGCCCGGACGCTCAACCAGGGCGGCCTGCCGCCGATGAAGAGGGCGATCGTCATGATGCGCCGGGTCCGATTCCTCTCCGTACTCGCCAGTGGCCTGCTCGCCGTACTGCCGCTGGCGGCCACGTATGCCGCCGGCCCGCCTTCGCGCGCGGCGTCGTGGACCCGCGAGGACCCGTCCTTCCCCTTCCGGTGGGACCCGTGCCGAGCTATCCCCTACCGGGTCAACCTCGGCGGCACCCCGCACCGCAACCTCAAGGTCGTGAGGGCAGCACTCGCCGACGTCGCGCAGGCGACCGGTTTCACCTTCACGTACGCCGGTAGCACACACGCGGTCCCCTACGCCGCAGGCCGCAGCAGCCTGCGCCAGGTGCCTGCCGGGGGTCTCACCATCGCCTGGGCGTCGTCGGGCAAGGTGCCGGCGCTGGCCGGCGACGTCGTCGGCCTCGGTGGTCCGGGCCCGTCCTACCGCCGGCTCGGCGACGAGTGGCAGATCGACAGCGCGGGCGTGGTGATCGACAAGAGCGCGCACCTGACGACGGCCATGGTCGACGGGCCGAGCCTGATGAGTCTGGTGCTGCACGAGCTGGGTCACGCGATGGGGCTGGGGCACAGCCCGTCGAAGGCCGACGTCATGTACGAGGGCTTGGGCCGCTGGTCGCGGCCCCATCTCGGCCCGGGTGACCGAGCGGGCCTGCGCCAGCTGGGTGCCTCCGGCGCCGCCAGCGCCTGCTGACGACACCACCCAGCGTCACCGAGCAGCGTCACCGAGCAGTAGCCGCCGGGCGCGCACTCGAGGTGCGGGCCCGGCGGCTACCTGCGGTGGGCTCGCGTCAGCCGCGGGCCTCGTCGAGACTCTTCGCGACGCGGCGGTGCGCCTCCCAGATCGCCTCCGGCAGGTTGAACTGGTTGAGGTGCTCCTCGCGGAACTTCATCTCCTGGCACCAGCGCTCGACGTCGATCGAGAGCAGCTTGTCGAGGTCGCCCTCCTCGAACCGCATGCCCTCCAGGTTGAGCTCCTCGGCCTTCGGCAGCACGCCGACGGGCGACTCGACACCCGTGACCTCGCCGGCCTGGTACTGCAGCAGCCACAGCAGCGCGCGCACGTTGTCGCGGTAGCCGTTCCACAGGAAGTGGCCGTCCTCGGGGTCGCGCTGGAACCAGTTGACGTGGGCGAAGATCGGGGCCTTCGTGGCGGCGCCGATGATGTTCAGCCAGTGCTGGGCGTAGTCGCCCTCCTCGTAGGCCATGAACGGGCGCATGGACATCGGGTCGTAGCGCAGCTGGCCCTCGACGCCCTCGGCGGCGAAGGTCGCCTCGGCACCCAGCGTCATGCCGTCGTAGACGCCCTCGGCGATGTCGTTGATCGCCCGGATCAGCGGCTCGCGGTCACGGGTGCGGCCACCGAAGATGATCGCGTTGACCACCACCCCGGCCGGGTCGTCGAAGTCGTCGGCCGCGTTGGGCACGTTCGCGATGGCGGTGGTGAAGCGGCTGTTCGGGTGGGCCCACGGGTCACCCTGCTCGTCGGCGATCCGGTCGGCGATGCGCTCGCCCTTCCAGTCCAACCAGCCGTCGAGGTCGTCGGGGTGGTGCTTGGTCTTGCCCTCCCACCACACGTCCTGCGTGAGCTCGTTGTAGGCGACGTTGGTGAAGATGGCGCCGGAGCCGGGGAGGATCGCCTGGACCGCGCCGGGGTTGGTCGCCTCGTTGGTGTCCTTGGCCACGCCGAAGACGCCGTTCTCCGGGTTGAACGCCCGGATCTTCCCCTCGTCGTCGACCCACAGCCATGCGATGTCGTCGCCATAGAAGGTGACCTCGTAGCGGTCGCCGAGCGCATCGGGCGACAGCGTCATCGACAGGTTGGTCTTGCCCGACGCGCTCGGGAAGCCGCCGACGACGTGGAACGTCTTGCCGGTCTCCTTGTCCTTGATGCCCAGCAGGAGGAACTGCTCGGCGAGGAACCGACCCGAGGCCCGGCCGTCGTAGCAGGCCTGCCGCAGACCGTGCGCGATCTTGCCGAGCAGCGCGTTGCCGCCGTAGGAGGAGCCGAAGTGCAGGATGGTGCGCTGGTCGGCGATGGTCGCGAAGAGGCGCTGGTCCTTGTCCGTGCCCTGACCCAGGTGGGCCAGGTCGCCGGTGACGTGCACGGCGCGGACGAACGAGGACGGGTCCTTCAACTCGTTGATGTACCGGATGCCGACGCGCGCCATCCGGATCATCTGGTTGACCACCGGACGGCAGTCGGTCAGCTCGACGCCGGCGGCGTACGCCTCCAGCGGGCTTCCCTGCGGCGCCATCAGGTAGGGGATGACGTACATCGTCTTGCCCTGCGAGGCGCCGCGCATCCGCTCGGTGAGCGTCTCGACGGTCTCCTCCGCGGGCCTCCAGTTGTTGTACACGCCCTTGTCCGCCTCGTTCGAGGTGGCCACGACCGTGCGCTCCTCGGTGCGGGCGGTGTCCTTGAAGTAGGAGCGGCTGTAGTAGCGGCCACCCGAGACCGGCAGGATCTCACCCGCGGCGAGGGACTCCTCCAGAAGACGGGCGTCGTCCTCCGCGCTGACCACCTCGACCTTGTCGGCTCCGGTGATCCCGGCCCAGTACGCGACGTAGTCGCGCACGTGGGGATTCGTCAGCCCCGCCTCATCGAGAACCTTGTCAACGTCAACCATTCCGCAACCCTTCACGCGTGGAGATGCTGCGACGCTACAGGACCAAAACCGGGCCCCGACCGCCGTACAGGTGCCCAGAATGAGGCGTGCGTCACGGTCGCGACGAATGGATCGTTCAAAGGATCGCTTCGTCCCGCAAAGGACCGAAGTGGGTCATTTCGGGCGCTCATCACGGCGCCCGAACGAGGCCCGAACGAAGCTCGAACGAGCTCACGCCCGGAGCGCGGCCCATGTGGGGTACAGCTTGGGGACGGTCGCGATCCGGGCGTGAGAAACCGGGGTCGACGTCTCGGGTCGTCCACCCCGGCGTGAGTCATTCTGGCCCACCGGGGAGGTGACGGGTGGGGTTTCAGAGAACTTTCAGCAACCTCTCGGACCGCTCCACCAGACGTGCGATCGGTCCGGGCCCGAACCGGGTTTGCCGCCGCCGTGGCGCGGGTAGTGAACAGCTGCCCGTCACGCACGGGCGCTTGGGATCGGGTTGTTGCCGGGCGGGCCTGCTACGAGGTGGCGGGCCCGCCCAACAGCGTCGGGGACACGTCGACCGGGACCGCGGGGTCAGCGTCGGCGCAGCAGGACGACGCTGTCACGCAGGATGGCCTGCTCGCCGTCCGGGCCGGTCGCCGGCCGCTCGCGCAGCTCGACGGTGAGCGGCTCCCAGTCCTCGCCGAGGTCGAGGGTCTCCAGCTCCTGCTCGGGGCCGAGGAACACGTGCTCGTGCCGGTGACCTTCGTGACCTTCGTGCCCGTCGTGCCCGTCGTGCCCGTCGGAATCGGCCTCCGCCTCGGCGTAGCGCGACCACGGCGGCGGCTCCGCGTGCCCGACCACCAGCAGGTGCCCACCGCTGACGATGCTGCCGGCGAGGCGGCGCAGCACCTCGGTGCGAGGGAACTCGACCGGGGAGTGCAGGAAGCACGCCGAGACCAGGTCGTAGTCCTCGCTGGGGGCCCACTCCGTGAGGTCGGCGGCGACCCAGGTGATCGGCAGGTCCCGGTGCTCGGACTCGGCGCGCGCACGGCCGACGGCGGTCTCGGCGACGTCGACGCCGGTGACCGTCCAGCCCTGCTCGGCCAGCCAGATGCTGTCAGCGCCCTCACCGCAGCCGAGGTCGAGCGCCCGGCCCGGGGCGAGCGGGGAGACGGTGTCCACCAGCGCCTTGTTGGGGTGACCCGACCAGATCCGCTCGCGCTCGGCGTAGCGCTCGTTCCAGAACCCCTCGGCGTCGCTCATGACCACGAAACTAGTCGACCGCCGACGGACAGCGGCTCAGAGGCCCTCGGTGAGGTCGCGGACCTCGGCGTACCGCGCCCGGACCGACGTGTCGGGCGAGGCCTCGAACGTCTCGGCTCCGCCGGCCTTCCAGGCGGGCGCCTCGTCGGCGCCGCCGAGCACCCAGGCCGCCTGGCGAGCGGCGCCGTCGGCGACGTACTCGCCGGGCTCGGGGACCACGACCGGGCGCCCCAGCACCATCGGCGCGATCCGCCGGACCGCCTCGGAGCGGGCACCGCCGCCGATGAGGAGTACCCGCTCGACCGGCACGCCCTGGCCCACGAGCGCATCGAGCGCGTCGGCGAGTCCGCACAGCAGGCCTTCGACGGCCGCCCGGGCCAGGTACGCCGGCGACGACGTGGCCAGGGTCAGACCGTGCACGACCCCCTTCGCCTCGGGGCGGTTCGGGGTGCGCTCGCCCTCGAGGTAGGGGACGACCACGAGACCTCCCGCACCTGACGGCGCCTGCAGCGCGAGGTCGGAGAGCCGGTCCAGGCTGACATCCAGGAGGGAGGCGGTCGCGGCCAGCACGCGGGCCGCGTTGAGGGTCGCGATCAGGGGCAGGAAGCGGCCGGTCGCGTCGGCGAAGCCGGCCACGGTGCCGCTGGCGTCGGCGGTGGGTGCGTCGGCGACCGCGCACGCGACCCCCGACGTACCGATGGAGAGGACGACGTCCCCGGGGCGGGCGCCGAGTCCGAGAGCCGCGCCCGCGTTGTCGCCACAGCCGGCGCCGAGGGGTGCTCCGGTTCGGGTGTGGAGCACCGCCTCGGCAGGCTCGAGCACGCGCGGCAGGACCACGTCGGTCCGGCCGAAGGCGCGGCCCAGAAGGTCGGTCCGATAGCCGCTTGTGGCGGGGGACCAGTAACCGGTTCCGCTCGCGTCGGAGCGGTCGGTGATCAGGGTGTCGATGTCGGCCGCCCCGGAAAGCTTCCAGGTGAGCCAGTCGTGCGGCAGTGCGACGGCCGCGGTGCGGGCCGCGTTCTCGGGCTCGTGCTCGGCCAGCCAACGCAGCTTGGTCGCGGTGAACGAGGCGACCAGCACCGAACCGACCGCCTCGGCCCACGCCTGCGGACCGAGCTCGGCGTTGAGGTCGGCCGCCGCCTGCGCGCTGCGGGTGTCGTTCCACAGCAGCGCGGGCCGGACCACCTCACCGGACTCGTCGAGGCAGACCATGCCGTGCTGCTGGCCGCCCACGGCCAGGGCCGCCACGTCGTCGAGGCCGCCGGCCGCCTCAGCGGCCTGCTGGAAGGCCGACCACCAGTGGTCGGGGTGCACCTCGGTGCCGTCCGGGTGCGACGCCGAGCCGGAGCGCACCAGCGCACCGGTCTCGGCGTCGCGGACGACCACCTTGCAGGACTGGGTCGAGGAGTCGACCCCGGCCACGAGTGTCATGTGTCGGCTTCCCGGCAGGCGTTCGGACTCAGCGGACGCCGAGCAGGTGGTCCATGGCGAGCTGGTCGAGCTGCTCGAAGGCGAACCCGTGCGTGGCCATGTCGTCGATCGGGAAGCTCTCCTTGCGCAGGGTCGCGAGCGACTCGCCCTCGGCCAGGGTCGGGGTGGCGAGCTCGTCGAGGCCGGAGCGCTTCAGCGCGGCCTGGACCTCGGGGTCCGCGCGGAACGCCTTCGAGCGCTCCTTGAGGATGAGGTAGTTGCGGATG from Nocardioides sp. BP30 encodes:
- a CDS encoding matrixin family metalloprotease, with amino-acid sequence MKRAIVMMRRVRFLSVLASGLLAVLPLAATYAAGPPSRAASWTREDPSFPFRWDPCRAIPYRVNLGGTPHRNLKVVRAALADVAQATGFTFTYAGSTHAVPYAAGRSSLRQVPAGGLTIAWASSGKVPALAGDVVGLGGPGPSYRRLGDEWQIDSAGVVIDKSAHLTTAMVDGPSLMSLVLHELGHAMGLGHSPSKADVMYEGLGRWSRPHLGPGDRAGLRQLGASGAASAC
- a CDS encoding phosphoenolpyruvate carboxykinase (GTP) produces the protein MVDVDKVLDEAGLTNPHVRDYVAYWAGITGADKVEVVSAEDDARLLEESLAAGEILPVSGGRYYSRSYFKDTARTEERTVVATSNEADKGVYNNWRPAEETVETLTERMRGASQGKTMYVIPYLMAPQGSPLEAYAAGVELTDCRPVVNQMIRMARVGIRYINELKDPSSFVRAVHVTGDLAHLGQGTDKDQRLFATIADQRTILHFGSSYGGNALLGKIAHGLRQACYDGRASGRFLAEQFLLLGIKDKETGKTFHVVGGFPSASGKTNLSMTLSPDALGDRYEVTFYGDDIAWLWVDDEGKIRAFNPENGVFGVAKDTNEATNPGAVQAILPGSGAIFTNVAYNELTQDVWWEGKTKHHPDDLDGWLDWKGERIADRIADEQGDPWAHPNSRFTTAIANVPNAADDFDDPAGVVVNAIIFGGRTRDREPLIRAINDIAEGVYDGMTLGAEATFAAEGVEGQLRYDPMSMRPFMAYEEGDYAQHWLNIIGAATKAPIFAHVNWFQRDPEDGHFLWNGYRDNVRALLWLLQYQAGEVTGVESPVGVLPKAEELNLEGMRFEEGDLDKLLSIDVERWCQEMKFREEHLNQFNLPEAIWEAHRRVAKSLDEARG
- a CDS encoding class I SAM-dependent methyltransferase, with the protein product MSDAEGFWNERYAERERIWSGHPNKALVDTVSPLAPGRALDLGCGEGADSIWLAEQGWTVTGVDVAETAVGRARAESEHRDLPITWVAADLTEWAPSEDYDLVSACFLHSPVEFPRTEVLRRLAGSIVSGGHLLVVGHAEPPPWSRYAEAEADSDGHDGHDGHEGHEGHRHEHVFLGPEQELETLDLGEDWEPLTVELRERPATGPDGEQAILRDSVVLLRRR
- the xylB gene encoding xylulokinase, with translation MTLVAGVDSSTQSCKVVVRDAETGALVRSGSASHPDGTEVHPDHWWSAFQQAAEAAGGLDDVAALAVGGQQHGMVCLDESGEVVRPALLWNDTRSAQAAADLNAELGPQAWAEAVGSVLVASFTATKLRWLAEHEPENAARTAAVALPHDWLTWKLSGAADIDTLITDRSDASGTGYWSPATSGYRTDLLGRAFGRTDVVLPRVLEPAEAVLHTRTGAPLGAGCGDNAGAALGLGARPGDVVLSIGTSGVACAVADAPTADASGTVAGFADATGRFLPLIATLNAARVLAATASLLDVSLDRLSDLALQAPSGAGGLVVVPYLEGERTPNRPEAKGVVHGLTLATSSPAYLARAAVEGLLCGLADALDALVGQGVPVERVLLIGGGARSEAVRRIAPMVLGRPVVVPEPGEYVADGAARQAAWVLGGADEAPAWKAGGAETFEASPDTSVRARYAEVRDLTEGL